The Mercurialis annua linkage group LG2, ddMerAnnu1.2, whole genome shotgun sequence genome contains a region encoding:
- the LOC126667264 gene encoding uncharacterized protein LOC126667264 has protein sequence MVEEDEGIIIRSSKKQKQKKVPQRGLGVAQLEKIRLEEQQQKKDVINLGPKYHSSNSDMSSISSPNSILKPQSVHIFDSTTSVPLANLDWQSVSGHDHIMPKLWNLEKEVNYGVDPGLAFRSSFNLPYESNSTWPLHNLMQRSEYQPPTQMINVSSASSSTSSLNLHMELPSNQNYCSNHTPLWPEEDKMVGTKRPYPFYVENPAFHCKFPTVVNPIGRSDESTSFGHATTFNLIPYFRECNSYSDSVVEPNSKKNSIKENWDSNGDFLTLAPPLTTTLSSPNSKLKRPSAYQNETFDFNSLPYQGNVKDLMVEAQANVPDQLQPYFSFLPPAIIQIGHQLSATSLKIGEVGENVDLSLKL, from the exons ATGGTTGAAGAAGATGAGGGCATTATTATTAGGTCATCAAAGAAGCAAAAGCAAAAGAAAGTGCCACAAAGAGGACTTGGTGTGGCACAATTAGAGAAGATCAGATTGGAAgagcaacaacaaaaaaaagatGTAATTAATTTGGGTCCAAAATATCACTCTTCTAATTCTGATATGTCATCAATATCATCACCAAATTCAATACTTAAGCCTCAAAGTGTTCATATTTTTGACTCAACCACTAGTGTTCCACTGGCTAATTTGGATTGGCAATCAGTTTCTGGTCATGATCATATAATGCCTAAGTTATGGAATCTTGAAAAAGAGGTTAATTATGGGGTGGATCCTGGGTTGGCTTTTAGATCGAGTTTCAATTTGCCTTATGAGTCCAATTCTACGTGGCCTCTACATAATTTGATGCAAAGATCAGAGTATCAACCTCCTACCCAAATG ATAAATGTGTCATCAGCAAGTTCATCAACATCTTCTCTAAATTTGCATATGGAGCTCCCTTCAAACCAAAATTATTGTAGCAATCATACTCCTCTTTGGCCAGAGGAAGACAAG ATGGTTGGCACGAAAAGGCCATATCCGTTTTATGTAGAAAATCCTGCATTTCATTGCAAATTCCCTACTGTTGTAAACCCTATTGGCAGATCAGATGAGTCAACTTCATTTGGCCATGCAACCACTTTCAATCTCATTCCTTATTTCAG AGAATGCAACTCATACTCTGATTCAGTGGTAGAGCCCAATTCCAAGAAAAACAGCATAAAAGAAAATTGGGATTCCAATGGAGATTTTCTAACACTAGCCCCACCACTTACAACTACCTTGTCTTCCCCAAATTCTAAGTTGAAGAGACCTTCTGCTTACCaaaatgaaacatttgattttaattCACTACCTTATCAA ggAAATGTCAAAGATTTGATGGTTGAGGCACAAGCAAATGTACCAGATCAACTGCAGCCTTACTTCAGCTTTCTGCCACCAGCAATTATTCAAATTGGCCACCAGCTTTCTGCCACCAGCCTTAAAATTGGTGAAGTAGGAGAAAATGTTGATCTCAGTTTGAAGTTGTAA